GTCTGTTTAGCATGAAACTTTATACCAACTCCGTGCGGGGCGGTTGAATAATAACGTTCTTGTAATAATCAACCCTCAAACCGGATGGGTGGCAAAATTGTATCATCATGCGCTAGAATGTTTCCTAATTCCTGTAGTAACTCCGCATTCGGTACATCAATCATCGCCGGTCATTAGCGGGAAGGGATTAGCGCTCACTAATGAGAGTTGCGGTATGTGATCGAGTTTATTAAATTGATACTTTTTACCGCATTGATAGAATTATTGGTTTAGTAACGTTTGATCTCACAGTCGCGTTGCTGGTGAGATTTACGAGGCATGCGTGTAAATGGGTAAATATTACGCACAAGTGGCAACATCCCCGGCATAACACATGCTGCAAATTAGAACTTCGTCGGTCGGCCATCGACGGCACACGTTTGACGTTCATTTTAAGCTGCTGTTTATCAATCCAACGGCGACATTACAACGGCAGTGCGAAAGACGGGTAAGGCTGACGCCCTTGGATGTTACGTCGTTCGTGTTTGGAAAGATGGAAAGGCAGTGTAGCGAAACCGTGCAGCGCAAATGTGTGGAACCTACACGACCTCTAGTCCAGGCATCCTAACGCGTACGCACCGCCATCGCCGTTTTCAGTGACACACCGTAAGCATCTTGCTAGTCTTGGTCTAGTTTTGGAGCCTGCTGGTAAAACATAGTATAATTACCATGTTCGTCCTCCCCGGAGCTAGGTTCGTGTACGGCATGCGTACCAGGTAACCCTGACACCTTGCAGCTAAACGTTGCCACCGGTATCGTCCCGACGGCTCAGAAGCCCTCTTGACCGGTTTCCCCGGTGTCAAGGGTAAGAAAATCGCTTCGCATCGCGTATTTCTCAGCATCCTTGTGTAGATTTACCAAGTTTTGTTGGTCCTTTCTAACGTCCGAAAAGTACAGATAATTAATTTCGCATCACGTTCCGATGGATTGTCCCGAAACATTGAACCTCCGGCACGCAAACGCCAACCTCCAATAGCCGGAAATAACACAATATTAAACAATTATCGTTCGCCGGTCcttccgtttccgtttgcaGCCCTCGATGATGTACCTACAGCACATGGTTCGCCGTCATCTCGGTTCCGATGTGCCGAACATTTGGAGCCTGGGACGCAACGTTAGCTTTATTCTGCAGAATGGACAAGCCACCGTTACCTATCCCCGGCCGCAGCTACCGAACGTGGCAGAAATCGCGTGCATTCACTGTAAACCGGCGTCTTCGTTACCGAAAGACCTGGAAGACTTCATTGCCGGTGCGGGTGAATCCGGCTTCATTTACGTCTCGATGGGTTCCTCCGTGAAGGCGGCCAACATGCCGGACCACCTGCGCAAGCTGCTGGTGCAGACGTTCGCTCGCCTACCGTACCGGGTGCTGTGGAAGTACGAGGCGAGTCCGGCACTGCTCACCGATCTGCCGACAAACGTACGAATTGCCCGGTGGTTACCGCAGCAGGACATTCTCGGCCATCGGAAGCTGCGTGCATTCGTAACGCACGGTGGGTTGCTCAGCATGTTCGAAACCGTGTACCACGGTGTGCCGATCGTGACGATGCCGGTGTTCTGTGACCATGACGCGAATGCAGCGAAAGCCGTCACCGATGGCTATGCGCTCAGGCTGGAGCTGGAGACGATAACGAGCGAAAAGTTGATACGCGCCATCCACAAGGTTATCCACGATCCCAGGTACCGCCGGGAAGCGAAGTAAGTAACCGTATTTGGACGAAGCGTGGAGGTTGGAGTGGaaatttcaactttttttcCTCTAACTCCTCTTCAGGCGACGACAGATTCTACTCAAAGACCAAAGATCTACACCGCTCGAGACGGCCATTTACTGGACGGAGTACGTGATCCGTCACAATGGTGCCTATCATTTGCAATCCCCGGCACGCAATTTAAAGTGAGTGATGCTGGCGCACCatacaaaagaagaaaaaaacgtcgTACTCTAATGACCGTCTAAGTATGTTTGCTGTGTAGAAAAGAGATTAATGctcccatgttttttttccctccagcTTCCTGCAGTACTACTGCCTGGACCAGATGCTATTTTTCATCGGAGTCGTTTACCTACTGCGCGCACTGACCCGACTGTATCTGAATTCGCGGATAGTTCATTTGGGCAAGGAAAAACTTCACTGATCACACCGGACGGACGAGAAGATGTACGACTAACTTATTACTAGCCCTGTTTGctaaacggaaaacaaaaatacgacTAGCCAGCACACAGTGAGCTGAGTGTCCCGTTTGTAATTTGCAATAGTGCATTTATGCAAAGTATTGCTATCCATCGAATTGAATGAAACCCTCAACCGTGAACgtgtgtgcaatatttttgaCTTTATCGTTGTTTCATTAAGTGCTTGCATgcaggagaaaacaaaaaagctaatAAGCATTGCTCTCGAATTAATAAATGtgatatgtttatttatgttttgctaGAGCAATACAAACCCCTCCTCAGTGTGTGGGAATGGTTAAACCATAGGCACAGCACACATACATCCTTTACGCTTTGGACCCAGAACGCGGCACGAGGAAGCAgttcagaaatcaatcaaaacaatacaattgtGAATAATTCTTAGTTGTGATAGATATTCGTACGATGGAAAGAAGTTCGGaagaataacaacaataacaactacAACGACGCGTATGGTAATGATAATGATAGTATTGTAATGCAATTTATTGCAAGGCCGGAAAAAATGTTTCTAACGCGGCCGGACTAGCATCTGTATTTATTGGTATGGGTATACACTTTTGCTCATAAGGGAACGAACGTGCGTAAAGcaaatcattgttttgttgtttggttgaatTCAACATTGCATTATGTTAACGAAACAATCAAACGGGTAAGCCTGTAAAGATAGTTTAACTggggatgttttttctttttaaatatagCTTTTATAACCGGTGAAACAGAACCTTGTAAATTGAATGAACACTACCTTGTAAATACATAACACGTACAACAGAGACTACATtgctttaataaattattgtgaCAAAAAGGGCAagcagttttgtttatgttacttTTAACACATTTACCACATACTCATTTATGAAACACAATGAGTTGTTTTTCGACGAGAGGTCTGATTGCGATCGTTTCTTTCGTTGCTGGAGCGAAAACTTTGACACCTAAATGTCGCTGTCCATTTTGAACACAATATTGCATACCCGCCAGGCGTCTACAGTAAAATATTTGCTATAAAACATCTTGTCGTGTTGCTGTTGAAAAAATCACAGGAAACCCTGAAATGCTTCCTTGTCGGGTTTCTGAAGGCGTAAACATCTAACAGTAAGAATGGCAACAACAAGTAGACAACAGACTacggaacaaaacaacccGACTGTTTATATTTGCTCAGATGAATTAGCTCAGCTTGTACCAGTGTGATGTGCGAACAACAACTACAGAACATAAAAGCTGAAGCGGAAATATCATCACTTCGAGGCCTTTCGGTTATAAACCAATACCGTACTACCGTGATCGAGTGTAACGTTGAAACGATGCAGTTGACTTTAATTCTCTGTTTTATAGCGATCGCAGGATTCGCCACAATCCATGCCCAAAAAGCGGGATGCGTTAAAGGTAATGAAGGTGTGTTGGCAGCAACATAACggtgttgatttattttgtttcacgcCCATTGCAGAAGTCTGTCCAGCGAAAGAGAAGTATCAATGCTGTGGTTCTTGCGTTCAGCGCACGTGTGCCCTGGAGGATGAAACTACGTGTCCGGACGTTTGCTATAAAGGTTGCTACTGCAAGAAGGGTTATGTGCGGCAGTTCGCACCGAACGGTCCATGCATTCGGCTGAAAAAGTGTCCCCGTACCATTCCAACCGCAGCACCGAGCAAACAGTAGTTGATCGAACCCTTTTCGCTACCTCGCAAGCAATTACCtttttgtggaatttttcattacaGAACGTTAAGGGCAATATATTGAGTTGGGTTTGAACATTATATTGATTTGATTGGCGATATAATTAAATTCGAACCCTTCGTGATTTGATTGTGCATTCCTCACATAACTGTTACCCTCAATATGTGATTGAAGAGAAAATCTAATAAATCAAGATCGCCTGCAATGCGTTCATGTGTCATATTTTAATACCACATATTGATCTTCCTGGAAATAATAAGGTCAGTATCGTGTAGGATTAGAAAGTTTCAGTACGTAAACGAGAGAAAACAACAGATTTagctcattttttttcaacattctTGTCAATAACACGTGCCAAGTACTAACATCTATCTACCACAAACAAGTGAACAGTAAAACTGCAGTTCAGCACTGCGCCGTTTTTAGTATCGTTCCTGTCGTAACTCCGTGGCTAACATTTTCGGTGGTTTATCCAAACCATCGATGACGGGTGGCAGGTTTTTCCCAAGCGATACATCCACAACGACCTCCTTACCAGACGGCGTATTCGTATCGGGCGTAGATACATCAACCGGTGCCACGTCCGTGGTTTCGATATCCTTGCGAAAATGCATATAAGCCGAACCGACAGCACCAATCgtaccgatgatgatggtcaACCATTTAACGGTTGCATTAAATTTGAGACCACTTTTCCAGGCGCGAGGGTAAACAAACAAGAGAGAACATTAATTTCCGGACCTATCTCGTGTTGAGTGCAGCCAACTTACAGGAACAGTTGATACTTAAGCTGATTGGTCCATGTTTTGTTGAGGGATGCTCCTTCCTCCGCCCAAAACATTGGTAAAATCACGTTCGGCAGCTGGCCAAATACCTCGTGGTCGTTAATAGGGCCCAGCTCCATGCTAAACTGTAAACGTTTTGCGGCCGAGACAGGACTTCCGGTAAACTGCATATCAAACACGACAGTTATCGGTATGAGTTGTTAGTTCGGTGGATTTCCGTTGTACATGAACTTACCAGCTCGAAGTGAATGTACACATCGTGGGCTTCCTTGTTTGGTTCCAGTCCATCCACCGCTTCGATGAGCTTCGGATCGGCATCGTAAAAGTGAGGCTTGGAGCCGATAATAGGCCCACCCAGACACGGAGACAGATCCATCGTGCCCTTCGGTGGACAATCATCAGGCGGATCCCGACAAAAGCAATGGTTGTGAGGCTCGTTCTAGAAACATCATGaggaaaacaacgaaacgcCAGATCGTACCACCGCCAGATCGCttaccgaaccgaacaacTCACCTTCAGATCGCCAAAGTCCAGCTCGAAGTAACTCATCGGTAACCCGGCGTACTTCGATTTATGCACATAGTGTGCACCAATGGAGCGACAAATTTCCGGCGACCAAGCCCACAACCGATCCTGCATGGTTAGAAATGGTGGGAATATTGTCGAATCAGTACCAATGTACTGGTTACACTCGTCACCATCCCAGATATCCATCTCCGTTTCGTCGTTGTACGAAATCACTCGTCCAAGGTCGCGTATATTCTTCACACCCCGGTACACAACCCAGCGGCCAGCCTCGGTATGATTACGCTAACAATGCACGATGGAAACGCTTCCGTTGTAAGATGAGCTTGTTTGCCGTTATAAGATATCAAACTTACCATTCCAAAGAACGAGAACTTGTAGTGCGTTTCGTTGTACGGGCTGACGGCACCCTCGGAGTCCATTCCGGAGCACAGCGCTTTGGCAGCAAAGTCTTGGCTGCTGCAATCGATAAATATGCCGTCGAACAGCAGATCCATGATGCGCACCTTCAGGAAAGCGGACTCCAATGGATGGAACAAGATATTGATGCCTTTCTTTACCAGCGGCATCATTGCTTCACGGTCACGCTGCACCGATAGCAGGACGCTCATAATCAACGGATGTGGTACGGTGACGATTTCCTCCCCGGTTAGTGCGGATAGATCGGGCCGGAAAATCCATGTGTTGCGTAGCGTGAATGTAAGTGTGTCCTCCTCAACGTTATCTACGGTGTCGTACTTTTCCTTCCACTCCCTAACAGTGGGAAAAAATAGTGGTAACATttgtttggctagttacaatAAAGATTATCATACTccaaaaattgattgattgtttaaccttaaaaaataatgcaatttaaacTACACATTCCACTCAAAATAACTGGGCCAGCGGGTCTAATGTTGAAATTGTCACAGCATTCAATTCGGTTCAAAGCTACAAAACCCCACATTTGTATGACGTATACGCTTCTCCCTCCAAGAAGATATATGCACAGATGTGCCAAAAACGTCTTTGCAGTTAAGAAACGGTTTTGCCCTGGTatacatttttgcacaaaattaaACCAGAGCAATTTCAAGGTTATTCTACTTTTTCAAACTCTTATCTAGGTTTCTGCAGGCATTCGTGTAAGCAAAGATAGGTTACCAGTACTTGTGTAATATTCGAAAGACATTGATGTGGAATATGCACTTGGTAAGAATTCATTAAGAAGAGTATTTGTTTGCACAGTTGATTTTGAAAAGTACTTAAATTATCCCGCGTCATGTACTGCCATCGTTTTGCTGTTTCATCGCCTGCAAGCGCACCAACGATGGCAGTGACTgtgataatttttgttttgttaaatattttctcgGTTGGTATATCCGCTGCCGGTAACCAAACGGATACCACGATTAAAATTGGCGCAGCTGTTGCTGCAGCCGAGACATCACCTCCAGGCACGACGGCTAGTGATACTACAAGTCCTCAAACGGAATCTACTCCGGTGGACTCCACCAGTCCTGGAACGGAGTCTACAGCAGTGGACTCCACGAGTCCTGATACGGAGACTAGCCCAGTTGACAGCACAAGTCCAGACACGGAACCCACCCCAGTTGAATCCGCAAGTCCGCAAACGGAACCTATTCCAGTTAACTCCACAAGTCCTGAATCGCAAACTACCCCCGTGGATACTACAAGTCCTGAACTAGAAACCACCCCAGTGGATACTACAAGTCCTGACACGGAATCTACTCCAGTTGACTCCACAAGCCCTGATACGGAATCTACCCCAGTAGAAACTACAAGTCCCGAAACAGAATCTACCCCAGTGGATACTACTAGTCCTGAAACAGAATCTACATCTGAAAAACCTGATACAACTGTAGTAGATACGACAAGCCCTGGAACGAACACTACCCCAGTTAACTACACAAGTCCCGACACGGAAGGTACCTCTACGGCTGCATCTACGTCTGGTACACCAATAGCTGGTGCTTCTACGGCTGCTACTACAGCCGTTACCGCTTCTTCAGTTGCCGCTTCAGTTTCCACTACTGCCGCTACGACGGCTGCATCTAGTGGACAAACGGTTCCATCTGCATCcggttctacttcttcttctactgccgCTACGATAGCCGCATCCGGTTCCACTACTGCCGCTACGACGGCTGCATCTAGTGGACAAACGGTTCCATCTGCATCcggttctacttcttcttctactgccgCTACGATAGCCGCTTCCGCTTCTACTACTGCCGCTACGACGGCTGCATCTAGTGGACAAACGGTTCCATCTGCATCcggttctacttcttcttctactgccgCTACGACTGCTGCATCTAGTGGACAAACGGTTCCATCTGCATCcggttctacttcttcttctacttccGCTACGACTGTTGCATCTAGTGGACAAACGGTTCCATCTGCATCcggttctacttcttcttctactgccgCTACGATAGCCGCATCCGGTTCCACTACTGCCGCTACGACTGCTGCATCTAGTGGACAAACGGTTCCATCTGCATCcggttctacttcttcttctactgccgCTACGACTGCTGCATCTAGTGGACAAACGGTTCCATCTGCATCcggttctacttcttcttctactgccgCTACGACTGCTGCATCTAGTGGACAAACGGTTCCATCTGCATCcggttctacttcttcttctactgccgCTACGATGGCCGCTTCCGCTTCTACTACTGCCGCTACGACGGCTGCATCTAGTGGACAAACGGTTCCATCTGCATCcggttctacttcttcttctactgccgCTACGACTGCTGCATCTAGTGGACAAACGGTTCCATCTGCATCCGGTTcaccttcttcttctactgccgCTACGACGGCTGCATCTAGTGGACAAACGGTTCCATCTGCATCcggttctacttcttcttctactgccgCTACGACTGCTGCATCTAGTGGACAAACGGTTCCATCTGCATCcggttctacttcttcttctactgccgCTACGATGGCCGCTTCCGCTTCTA
This region of Anopheles marshallii chromosome 2, idAnoMarsDA_429_01, whole genome shotgun sequence genomic DNA includes:
- the LOC128707920 gene encoding UDP-glucosyltransferase 2; this translates as MTLRILLLAGLLAASCCSGSDILMITMGGTKSHKIPFLELAKGLIPRGHNITFLNGFPADFTLHGLQEVTPSGLVEYIRNYTNWDLLGARMRGDMPLSLWDAFRYSWQVCDATLEDKETMDLLGRKFDLLILDGAFPECALGLVYRLGVPFMYINTVGFYTGTMAWAGNPVPYSTTPVFYRPATDDMNFFERLSNTFHTLIADAVYTPSMMYLQHMVRRHLGSDVPNIWSLGRNVSFILQNGQATVTYPRPQLPNVAEIACIHCKPASSLPKDLEDFIAGAGESGFIYVSMGSSVKAANMPDHLRKLLVQTFARLPYRVLWKYEASPALLTDLPTNVRIARWLPQQDILGHRKLRAFVTHGGLLSMFETVYHGVPIVTMPVFCDHDANAAKAVTDGYALRLELETITSEKLIRAIHKVIHDPRYRREAKRRQILLKDQRSTPLETAIYWTEYVIRHNGAYHLQSPARNLNFLQYYCLDQMLFFIGVVYLLRALTRLYLNSRIVHLGKEKLH
- the LOC128709268 gene encoding chymotrypsin-elastase inhibitor ixodidin-like, producing MQLTLILCFIAIAGFATIHAQKAGCVKEVCPAKEKYQCCGSCVQRTCALEDETTCPDVCYKGCYCKKGYVRQFAPNGPCIRLKKCPRTIPTAAPSKQ
- the LOC128719806 gene encoding sensory neuron membrane protein 1, which gives rise to MKIIDKMDLKEKNFKKIGLIYLLVLFCGMVFSYGIFPTILRFMIKQNVLLKPGTQIRDMFEKIPFPLDFKLHIFNVTNPDDIMRGGKPRVKDIGPLYFEEWKEKYDTVDNVEEDTLTFTLRNTWIFRPDLSALTGEEIVTVPHPLIMSVLLSVQRDREAMMPLVKKGINILFHPLESAFLKVRIMDLLFDGIFIDCSSQDFAAKALCSGMDSEGAVSPYNETHYKFSFFGMRNHTEAGRWVVYRGVKNIRDLGRVISYNDETEMDIWDGDECNQYIGTDSTIFPPFLTMQDRLWAWSPEICRSIGAHYVHKSKYAGLPMSYFELDFGDLKNEPHNHCFCRDPPDDCPPKGTMDLSPCLGGPIIGSKPHFYDADPKLIEAVDGLEPNKEAHDVYIHFELFTGSPVSAAKRLQFSMELGPINDHEVFGQLPNVILPMFWAEEGASLNKTWTNQLKYQLFLGLKFNATVKWLTIIIGTIGAVGSAYMHFRKDIETTDVAPVDVSTPDTNTPSGKEVVVDVSLGKNLPPVIDGLDKPPKMLATELRQERY